The Luteitalea sp. sequence GCGTCTGCATCGTCGCATCGGCGAAACAGGTGACGTTCATCACGCACGCCAGCTACTTGAGCTCGAACTTGAACTCACGGATGATCCAACGGCCATTGCGCCTCTCCACCTTGAACTCGTCGGTCCGTTCATAAGGCTTCAGTGAACCACCCACACGAGCTCGGGGGGCCAGGCGAGCGTCCACTTTGACGGTTCCGCTTCCCAGTGCCGCGTCGAGGTCGATGAATTCGGGCTGGCCGGTGAACGTGTAGTCCAGCGACGTGTATTGTTTGAGCTGCTTGCCAATCACGTCCGAGACGCCGGGGAACACGCGCCGCAGCGCCTGCAGGTCGAGCCGGCCATAGGCGGCACGGTACTCATCGAGAACCTTCTGGATTTCCTCCTTGGCCACCTCCTCCGGCGCGGGAGTCGGCTCCGCCGGTTCAGCCGGGATCGGGTCAGGCGTTACTGGCCTCGGTTCCGCCGATGGAGCAGGGCGTTTGGGGCGCGGTGGAGGCGGCTCGACGGGGCCGGCAGTCGTCGGGCGATCACGCGTGAACATCGCGCCACATGTGCGTGGCGCTGTCATCACTGTCTGGCCGGACGTTCCCGCACAGTCTCCAGTGAACCCCTTGAAGACGTAACCCTCGTCCGGCAGCGCGCGCAGCGCGATCTCGGTGCCCTCCGGGTGTTCCGCTGAACACTCCTTTCCGTATGAGCCGCACGTCACGCCCGTGCCGACGATCGTGCCACCCTCGGGCGGGACGATGGTGAGCAATTGAGCCGAGATAGGAGTCTCTTCCGGAATCGGCACGAACGTGGCGCTGCAGCTTCGTGGCGCCGTCATCGTGGCCCGGCCGTTTGGTGCGCAGTCGCCGGTGAACTCGCCCAAGGCGAAACCTGGATCAGGTTCAGCATTGAGTGCAACGGTCTGGCCATCGGTGAATGTGCCGGTGCAGTCCGAGCCGACTGTACCGCAATTGATGCCGCTAGCCGACACGGTGCCACCCACCGGTCGCGTGATCGTCAGCAACCGTCCGGACCACCAGGCCCACGGCCGGAAGAGCATGACGATTGCGACGAGGCACAACATCGCGAGCAGGATCGCAGCCGCCTGCAGTGCGCGCCTGTTGCTCTTCCATGGTGCGCCGGATCGACTCCAGGGCAACAGCGCTCCGATACCACTGCGCAGAGATCGCCGGCTTGGAGGAGGCGCAGCCTTGAGCACGGTCGGTGGTGCAGGCGTGGCCGGCGCTGCGGGATGGCGTGCTCTCCTGAGCGCTGGCGGTGGCACGGGTACGACCGGTTCGTCTATGTGCGTACCCGGTCGGAGCTCGGTCCGTCGTTTTGGCACTGCCGGCGCCGCGGGGTGGGCAGCCGTTCTGAGCACGGTCGGCGGTGCGGGCGTGCCCGGCGCCGAAGGGTGGGCAGCCGTTCTGAGCACGGTCGGCGGTGCGGGTGTGCCCGGCGCCGAAGGATGCGCAGCCGTTCTGAGCGCAGTCGGTGCCGCGGGCGTGAGCGGCGGGAACACAGGAGGCGGCGTCGGTGGCTGCACGATCTGTTCGAGGCGCTCGAGGAAGGCGCGAGCGCCTGTGTGCGCGGGATCCTCGGCTAGCGCTTCGATTGCGAATCGTCGGGCGGCTTCATAGGCCCCCTCTTCGTAAACCGTGAGCGCACGTTGGTATGCCGCATCCGCGCGCGAGTCGCGAGATGTTCGCCCTGGGCTCTCTGGCGGCGGCGGCGTGGTCCGGGCGCGTGGTGCAGGTGTATCCGCGGCCCTCAACCGCCAACGCTGGCGCTCGAGGTCTGCTTCGAGCGTCGCGGCATCCTGATAGCGCCGGTTGGCCTCTCTTTCGAGCGCGCGCGCGACGATCCGTTCAATCTCCGGATCGAGCTCCTCGACCAGTGAGGTCAGTGGGGCTGGCCGGCCGCGCAGCACCTGGTGCTCGATCTCTCGCGTATTCGTCCCGGGAAAGGCCTCTCGGTGTGACAGGAGCTCGTAGAACACCGAGCCGACGGCGAACAGGTCACTGCGGGCGTCGATCTCGGCGCCTTCAATCTGCTCGGGTGACATGTAGCCCGGCGTGCCGATCTGCACGTTGATCTGCGTCATCGGGACGCCCACCATGGTCAGCGTGCTTTCAGCCACGCGTGCGATCCCGAAGTCCAGGATCTTCAGCCGCCCGTGCTGATCCACCATCAGGTTGGCCGGCTTGATGTCACGATGGACGATGCCCGCCTCATGCGCGTGGCCGAGCCCAGAGCACAGCTCCACCATCAGCTTGAGCTTCTGCGCCATCGACATCGGCGCCTGCCGCTTGATCTTCTCTGCAAGCGTTTCGCCCCGGACGTACTGCATGACGATGAACGGCGAGCCGCCGTATTCGCCGGAGTCGTAGATATCGACGATATTGGGGTGGGTCAGCGCGGCCAGCGATCGTGCTTCACGGGCAAATCGTTGGCGCAGATCGCCAAAATCGAGGGTCGCACTGAGCAGTTTGAGGACGACGAGTCGCTTCGTGTTGGGATTGGTGTCGCGCGCCAGATACAGCGATCCCATGCCGCCGGTGCCGAT is a genomic window containing:
- a CDS encoding protein kinase; the protein is MFSQVVPDTIGRYEIKSLIGTGGMGSLYLARDTNPNTKRLVVLKLLSATLDFGDLRQRFAREARSLAALTHPNIVDIYDSGEYGGSPFIVMQYVRGETLAEKIKRQAPMSMAQKLKLMVELCSGLGHAHEAGIVHRDIKPANLMVDQHGRLKILDFGIARVAESTLTMVGVPMTQINVQIGTPGYMSPEQIEGAEIDARSDLFAVGSVFYELLSHREAFPGTNTREIEHQVLRGRPAPLTSLVEELDPEIERIVARALEREANRRYQDAATLEADLERQRWRLRAADTPAPRARTTPPPPESPGRTSRDSRADAAYQRALTVYEEGAYEAARRFAIEALAEDPAHTGARAFLERLEQIVQPPTPPPVFPPLTPAAPTALRTAAHPSAPGTPAPPTVLRTAAHPSAPGTPAPPTVLRTAAHPAAPAVPKRRTELRPGTHIDEPVVPVPPPALRRARHPAAPATPAPPTVLKAAPPPSRRSLRSGIGALLPWSRSGAPWKSNRRALQAAAILLAMLCLVAIVMLFRPWAWWSGRLLTITRPVGGTVSASGINCGTVGSDCTGTFTDGQTVALNAEPDPGFALGEFTGDCAPNGRATMTAPRSCSATFVPIPEETPISAQLLTIVPPEGGTIVGTGVTCGSYGKECSAEHPEGTEIALRALPDEGYVFKGFTGDCAGTSGQTVMTAPRTCGAMFTRDRPTTAGPVEPPPPRPKRPAPSAEPRPVTPDPIPAEPAEPTPAPEEVAKEEIQKVLDEYRAAYGRLDLQALRRVFPGVSDVIGKQLKQYTSLDYTFTGQPEFIDLDAALGSGTVKVDARLAPRARVGGSLKPYERTDEFKVERRNGRWIIREFKFELK